ACGGCCCGGCCCGGGATGTGCGTGCAGAGCCCGCCGGGAGCGGGCGCGCGTACCTCGAGGCGGTCGCCGCGCGCCGCGCGGCACGCGAGCAGCGGTTCGCGCGCGGGCGTGCAGTGGCGGCGGAGATCGAAGCGGCACTTGCAGGATACGTGGTACGCACACGCGTGGACGCACTCGACACGACACACGGACTCGCGACTGTCGCATTCCTGGTTGACCGCGACAGCGCCGGCCGATACCGGAGCGCCCTGGACCGGGCAACAGCAGCGCACCCCGGTCTGCATTTCCTGACGAGCGGGCCCTGGCCTCCGTGGTCCTTCGCGACATGAGTGGACACCGCGACGCTGCTGAAGAGCTGGAGCTGATCGCCGCCGACCTGCGGGAGCTTGCACCCGCATTGCCGGAGCGGATCGATGCGAACCCCGAGGACGTGGAAGCGGGGCTTGCGAAGCTGGTGCTCACGCTGATCGAGGTCGTGCGCCAGGTGCTGGAGCACCAGGCGGTGCGCCGCATGGAGGGCGGCGGGCTGAGCGACGAGGAGATCGAGCGGCTCGGGCTCGCGCTGCTGCGGTTGCAGGAGCGCCTCGAAGAGATCAAAATTGCGTTCGGCCTCGAGGGCGAGGAGCTGAACATCGATCTCGGGCCGCTGGGCAGACTTCTCTGAAAGGGGTCACGTGGCGAGTTCGTACGAGCTGGGTCCGCATCGTTCACAGGGGCTGGTCGATATTCTCGACCGGATCCTGGACAAGGGTCTCGTCGTCGCGGGGGACATCAAGATCAACCTGGCGAATGTCGAGCTCCTGACGATCCAGATCCGACTGCTGGTCTGTTCCATCGACAAGGCGGAGGAGATCGGCATGAACTGGTGGCGCACGGATCCACACTACGCCGAACGGGAAGTCGGCGCCGGCCAGGTGCAGCTGCTGGCCGAACGCCTCGATGCACTGCAGGCGAAGCTGGACCGGATCGAATCGAAGACCGAGAAGTAAACGCGACCGTACCTGTCTCCGGAGAAACGAAATGGCCGTTGAAAGAGCCCCGGCAGGCTCGAGTCTGATCGATGTTCTGGACCGGGTCCTCGACAAGGGCATCGTCATCGACGCCTATGTTCGCGTCTCGCTGGTCGGCATCGACCTGGTCAGCGTGGAAGCGCGCATCGTGGTCGCGTCGGTCGAAACATACCTGCGCTTCGCCGATGCCATCGCGGCGACCAGCTCGGCATCCCGTCCGATGCTCTCGGGCACCGGCTACACCGCCGGCGGCTATGCACCGCAGCGGGAGATGGACCGTGTCATGGCCGAGAACGCTGAACTGAAGCGCAGGCTCGATGAGCTGAGCTAGTGACAGATGCAGTGCGCGCTTCGGATGCACTCGTCGCCGGACTGCTCGAGCAGCTTGCACGAGTAGCGTCTGCCGATGAGGCGTGCTCGCTGCTGCTGGCTCGTGCATCCGCAGAGTCCGGCATCGGGCACGCCCTGCTGTTGTACCGGACCCATGAAGGTCTCGAGCTGCTCGGCCCCGGGGTCAGCCCGGCACAGGCCGCCGACACGGTGGAGCAGGCGCTGGAGCCGGGCTCGGCGGTGCTCGACCTGTTCGAGTCCCTCCAGGATGCTCGCCCGGTTCACGCGCCGGGGGTCGGCGTTCTCGATTTTCCTGCCGTCGCACTCCCGCTCCGGGGGCTCGACAGCCTGCGCGGCGTCGTCTTCCTCGAGGCCACGGAGCTCACCCCGCGCATCCACGCCACGGCCGATCTGCTGCGGCGCTGCGGGCCGCTCGTCGATCGCATCATCGAGTCTGCGTCGTCCGCCGGACGAGCGGGCCGGCTGAGCCGACAGATCGACATCCTGACAGACATGCTGAACGCGATCTCCGATCCCGTCGTGATGACGAACGGGAACGGGGCCGTGGTGTTGACCAACGCCCGGGCAGAAGCGTTGCTCACGTCGTCCGCGGACGACAGCGACGGTCGCCGCCGCGCGGTCGAGGTCAACAACCTGCTGTTCTCGTCGTTTCTGACGCAGACGGCGATGGCCGGTGGCATGTCCGCGCCCGGTGGCCGCGAGCTGAACCTGGTGGACACCCACGAGGGCAGCGACCTGCTCTTCGAGGTGCTGACCATGCCGATCGGCGTGCTGGGCGAAGGCGCCCTGATGAGCGTGCTGCGGGACATCACGGACCTGAAGCGGGCCGTCAATGAGCTGGAGGTGCAGTACCGCCGCTCCCGCGTCGCCGAGCACAGGTCACGGCTGGAGCGTGACCGGCTGAACGCCATTCTCGAGAACGTCAGCGATCCGATCCTGGTCACCGACGAGCACTCCAACATCGTGCTCATGAACGCGGAGGCGGACCGCCTCTTCGTCGCGGACCCGCTGACCTTCGGCTCCAAGCGACAGCTGATCCAGTCGAACGACACGCGCGTGACCACGATGATCAGCAACTTCCTGCTCAGTCCGGAAGTGCGGCAGGTCGAGCGGATCACGCTCGTGGATCCGGACCGGGAGCGCGAGTTCCCGGCCGAGATCGCGTCCAACAAGATCATCAACGCGCGCGGTGAGCCGACAGCGATCGTCAGCGTGATCCATGACCTGACGTACGCGGAGGAGAACGAGCGGCTCGCGAACGAGCTGGGGCAGCTCAACGAGGGACTCGAGGACCGCATCCGCCAGGCGACCGCAGAGCTCGAGGAGCGCAACCGACGGCTCGAATGGCAGAGTCGTGAGCTGGAGAAGGCGTCGCGGCTCAAGAGCGAGTTCCTCGCGAACATGAGTCACGAGCTGCGCACGCCGATCAACGTGATTCTCGGCTACACGTCGCTCATGCGTGAGCGCATCTACGGTGTGCTGACCGACCAGCAGGACGAGGCGCTCGCAAAGGTCTACAACACGAGCCAGCACCTGCTCGAGCTGATCAACGACATCCTTGACCTGTCCAAGATCGAGGCGGGCAAGATGCCGCTGCACCTGGAGCAGGTGCTGCTGCCCGAAGTGATCGACGAGCTCGGGGAAACGATCGAGCCCATGGTTCGTGCCAAGGAGCTGGAGTTCCGCACCAGCGTCGCACCGGACCTCCCCGTGCTGGACACCGATCGCACCAAGCTCAAGCAGGTGCTGCTGAACCTGATCTCGAATGCGATCAAGTTCACGCACGAGGGACACGTGGCACTGACGGTCGCACACGTAGGCGGCATCGTGCGGATCACGGTGGAAGACACCGGCGTCGGCATCAAGCCGGAGGACCTGGAGGCGATCTTCGAGGATTTCCGCCAGATCGACCAGTCGCACACGCGCGAGTACGGCGGCACCGGCTTGGGTCTCTCGATCACGCGCAAGCTGCTCACGCTCCTGGGCGGCTCCATCGCCGTCGAAAGCACCTACGGCAGCGGCACGAAGTTCGTCATCGAGCTGCCGTGCACCGCGCCCAGGCCCGATGACGTCGAGGCGTCGCAGGAGCCGGCCTGACACGCGCATCGCGTCTGCAGACAGTCCGGTAGCTCCGCAGCGCCGGATTTCGACAGTGCTCTCCATGCATGGCAATCCGTAACAGGCAAATTGCCGCGATCTGGCCCCACACCCGCATGGCCGGTCAACGCCGACAGGGCTATGATGTGGCCGCGGCAGGGGCTCTGGCGCTGCTGGATCTTCGCAGGCCGCTGGTGCAGCGCTGCTGCACACGATCGGACCGGTATCCGGAACGCGACGGTTGAGCGGAAAATCTCTGGAAGAGCAGGATAGCCGTGGCGGTGACAGCGGCCAGGCCATGGAGCAGCAGCTGCAGGCGCTGGACGACGCGGCTGCTGCTGCCGGGCCGGGCGACGGTGCGCCGTTCGCACAGGCTGGCGATCTCGCCCTGAGCGGTGGTCAGCGCCAGCGTGCGCTCGAGTACTACGGCCGGGCGATCGACACGTACCTGTCGGGAAGCCGTTACGACGCGGCTGCCGCAGTGTGTCGGCGTGTGCTGCGCATTGCGCCGCGTGCGGTGCGTACGCGTGCGACGCTCGCGTGGATCGCGCTCGGACGCGGCGTGCATGCGAACGCGCGCCGCGAGATCGAGGAGTACGTGCGTGCCGCACTGCGTGCCGGGGAGGAGCAGCGCGCGGCGCGGCAATTGTCGCTGATGGCGCAGGCGACGCTGGACCCGGACCTGCGTCGCATCATCGCAGAGCTGCTCGGCCGGCTGGGTGCCGTGAAGGAAGCGGAGCGGGTCATCTCCGACATGTCGGAAACGAGCCTGCGGCGCATGCCGAGCGCGGCGGAGCAGGAGCAGGTGTGGGCGCAGGTGCTGCAGGCGGCGCTCATGGGCCCGCGCGAGCTGGACGCGCACGGGCGCGACGACCAGCATCCGCCAGACGTGATGGACTAGCGCCGTCCTGGCGCGCGCTCGGCGCGTGCAGTCATATTCCGTGTCGGACGCCGACAGCGTCGACCGCTTCGCTTCTCCCGCGCAGTCTGCTGTTGCGATACCCGTACAACCAGTAGACGACCAGCCCCAGCCCCAGCCAGAGGCCGAACCGGATCCAGGTGATCGCGGGCAGCTGAATCATGAGATAGCCGCAGGCGATCACGGCACCCGGCGCGACCACCCAGACGAACGGTGTGCGGAACGGGCGGTGGCGCTCCGGCTCCCGCAGGCGCAGCACCATCACGCCGATCGCGACGAGCACGAAGGCGAAGAGCGTGCCGATGTTCGTCAGCTCGATGACTTCGTTGATGTTGGCGAATGCGGCGAATACGGCCACGAAGACCCCTGTCAGGATCGTGGTCACGTGTGGCGTGCGGTAGCGGGGATGCAGTCGCGCCGCCCACTGCGGCAGCAGCCCGTCGCGTGCCATCGAGAAGAAGATGCGGGGCTGTCCGAGCTGGAACACGAGCAGCACGGAAGCCATGGAGATCACGGCGCCGAGCGAAATGATCGCGCCTGCCCATTCGAAGCCCCGATTCACGAACGCACTTGCCAGGGGATCCGCGGTCCCGTGCAGCTCCCACGGGACCAGTCCCGTCATGACGAGCGTGACCACCACGTAGATCACCGACGTGACCAGCAGCGACGCGATCATTGCACGTGGCATGTCGCGCTGCGGGTCGGTCGCTTCCTCGGCAGCGGTCGACACCGCATCGAACCCGATGTAGGCGAAGAAGATCAGTGCAGCGCCGGCGGCAATGCCCTGCCAGCCGTTGGGGGCGAACGGGGTCCAGTACTCAGGCTGCACCCAGAACGCGCCGACCGCGACGAAGAAGGCCAGGATCGCGAGCTTGAGCACAACCATGACCGTGTTTGCGCGTGCACTTTCGCGGATGCCGATCACCAGCACCCATGTGATCAGCGCCGTGATGAGCACAGCGGGCAGGTTGAAGATCACGTGAATGCCCAGGAGCTGCGGCGCCTCCGTGTACGCACGGGCAGCGTCGAGCAGGGATGCGGCCGTGATCGTTGGATCGGCAACCAGGGCAGTGTGGGCCTGGAGCGCGGTACGCGCATCGGTGGCGAGCCATTCCGGCAGCGCCAGTCCGAATCCGCGCAGCAGCGTCTGGAAGTACGCGGACCAGGACACGGCGACCGCAATGTTACCGACCGCATACTCGATGATCAGGTCCCAGCCGATGATCCAGGCGACGAGCTCGCCAAGCGTGGCGTACGCGTAGGTATACGCGCTGCCCGCGCGCGGGATGAGCGCCGCGAACTCGGCGTAGCAGAGCGCGGCAAAGCCGCACGCAATCGCGACCAGCACGTACGACAGGACCAGTGCGGGGCCCGCGCCCGGATGGTGTGGCCCACCGGCCACGGCGGTGCCTGCGCCGGAGAAGATGCCAGCGCCGATGATGGCGCCAATGCCGAGCGCCGTGAGCTGCCAGACTCCGAGCGTACGCCGCAGGACGGGGCCGCCGGTGAGATCGACCCCGTCCTGCTGCTCACTGATCGGCTTGCGGCGGAAGAGCGCGCTGCTCACCTCGCGCCGTCCCGGAGCGGCGGCTCCGGTGGCCGTTCCGGCCCGATGCCGTCGGGATCGTGATGTCGCCGGTGTCGCAGGATCTTGCCGAACGACCAGGCAGTCAGCCCCAGCACCAGCACCCAGCTCATTGCCATGAAGATGATTGCGCCGGTCGTCATGCGCTCACCTCCGGAGCCGGCGTGACCTGGTCGTCCCGTGCCTCGACCTCCACGAAACCCTTGCGATCATCGTAACCGTTGCGCTTCCAGGCGACGCGGACCAGCACGACGAACACCACCGCGAACAGCACGATGGCGAGCCGGGAGATCAGCACGTACAGCTCGCTGCCGGGCGCAACGCGCTCCATTCGCAGGATCGGCAGCGCGTCCTGCCAGCCCCACCAGCTCAGGATGAAGAGCAGGTAGAGCGGTGTGATGAACGTCATGATGAACTTGAACACGCGCGGGATGCGGATGTCCGCGCCCTGGTGGATGGAGCGCCAGGCATTCTCCGGCTTGAAGATCCAGACGAAAACGATGGTCTCCAGCATGGCCAGGACGACGAGGCCGAACGTGCCCGCCCAGTAGTCCCACTCGTCGAGTACACCGTGCTCGAGCCAGCCGATATGCATCAGCCCGAACAGAAAGGCGATCGCGCCCAGGGTGTAGGCAACGGGCTCACGCCTGAGGCCGAACTCCTCGCGGAAGAACGCCAGC
This genomic stretch from Longimicrobiales bacterium harbors:
- a CDS encoding gas vesicle protein K, encoding MSGHRDAAEELELIAADLRELAPALPERIDANPEDVEAGLAKLVLTLIEVVRQVLEHQAVRRMEGGGLSDEEIERLGLALLRLQERLEEIKIAFGLEGEELNIDLGPLGRLL
- a CDS encoding gas vesicle protein, producing the protein MASSYELGPHRSQGLVDILDRILDKGLVVAGDIKINLANVELLTIQIRLLVCSIDKAEEIGMNWWRTDPHYAEREVGAGQVQLLAERLDALQAKLDRIESKTEK
- the gvpA gene encoding gas vesicle structural protein GvpA, with protein sequence MAVERAPAGSSLIDVLDRVLDKGIVIDAYVRVSLVGIDLVSVEARIVVASVETYLRFADAIAATSSASRPMLSGTGYTAGGYAPQREMDRVMAENAELKRRLDELS
- a CDS encoding ATP-binding protein gives rise to the protein MTDAVRASDALVAGLLEQLARVASADEACSLLLARASAESGIGHALLLYRTHEGLELLGPGVSPAQAADTVEQALEPGSAVLDLFESLQDARPVHAPGVGVLDFPAVALPLRGLDSLRGVVFLEATELTPRIHATADLLRRCGPLVDRIIESASSAGRAGRLSRQIDILTDMLNAISDPVVMTNGNGAVVLTNARAEALLTSSADDSDGRRRAVEVNNLLFSSFLTQTAMAGGMSAPGGRELNLVDTHEGSDLLFEVLTMPIGVLGEGALMSVLRDITDLKRAVNELEVQYRRSRVAEHRSRLERDRLNAILENVSDPILVTDEHSNIVLMNAEADRLFVADPLTFGSKRQLIQSNDTRVTTMISNFLLSPEVRQVERITLVDPDREREFPAEIASNKIINARGEPTAIVSVIHDLTYAEENERLANELGQLNEGLEDRIRQATAELEERNRRLEWQSRELEKASRLKSEFLANMSHELRTPINVILGYTSLMRERIYGVLTDQQDEALAKVYNTSQHLLELINDILDLSKIEAGKMPLHLEQVLLPEVIDELGETIEPMVRAKELEFRTSVAPDLPVLDTDRTKLKQVLLNLISNAIKFTHEGHVALTVAHVGGIVRITVEDTGVGIKPEDLEAIFEDFRQIDQSHTREYGGTGLGLSITRKLLTLLGGSIAVESTYGSGTKFVIELPCTAPRPDDVEASQEPA
- a CDS encoding amino acid permease, giving the protein MSSALFRRKPISEQQDGVDLTGGPVLRRTLGVWQLTALGIGAIIGAGIFSGAGTAVAGGPHHPGAGPALVLSYVLVAIACGFAALCYAEFAALIPRAGSAYTYAYATLGELVAWIIGWDLIIEYAVGNIAVAVSWSAYFQTLLRGFGLALPEWLATDARTALQAHTALVADPTITAASLLDAARAYTEAPQLLGIHVIFNLPAVLITALITWVLVIGIRESARANTVMVVLKLAILAFFVAVGAFWVQPEYWTPFAPNGWQGIAAGAALIFFAYIGFDAVSTAAEEATDPQRDMPRAMIASLLVTSVIYVVVTLVMTGLVPWELHGTADPLASAFVNRGFEWAGAIISLGAVISMASVLLVFQLGQPRIFFSMARDGLLPQWAARLHPRYRTPHVTTILTGVFVAVFAAFANINEVIELTNIGTLFAFVLVAIGVMVLRLREPERHRPFRTPFVWVVAPGAVIACGYLMIQLPAITWIRFGLWLGLGLVVYWLYGYRNSRLRGRSEAVDAVGVRHGI